From a single Parambassis ranga chromosome 2, fParRan2.1, whole genome shotgun sequence genomic region:
- the myclb gene encoding protein L-Myc-1b — protein sequence MPGISSTAPRYENWDMDHLDHYQHYFYDDHDPDEDFFKSTAPSEDIWKKFELVPTPPMSPIRAVEGSGRVGLLCPSLGDKLEWVSQFLGQDDEQQHQHDLPCKLTTANDSFGNLSSIIIQDCMWSGFSAGQQLERVVGERCASCPGTGAAAKVAAGTTVTSPGRVQGAHGGDTHALNGLATDCVDPAAVLTFPLTSGFKKQAVSSGSESHTDSSDDEDDKDDDEEEIDVVTVEHKQQRKPRRLVNARKPVTITVRADPLDPGMKRFHISIHQQQHNYAAPSPDTLPAPAEPPRKRVRQEAYTQVAQPQQNSHYHQPRPGHVPLNLDSRKSHVTAVGVRSESPNISASSPTSSTSPSSPPCSSSSSSSHLSSPSKPHSLSHPLSSPQSSDCEDTDKRKAHNFLERKRRNDLRSRFMSLRDEIPGLADCPKTPKVAILTRATEYLQQLHASERQRAQERKQLKARQLQLLQRLAQLKRS from the exons ATGCCGGGCATTAGCTCCACTGCTCCTCGTTATGAAAACTGGGACATGGACCACCTCGACCACTACCAACATTATTTCTACGACGACCACGACCCGGACGAGGATTTCTTCAAGTCCACTGCGCCCAGTGAGGACATATGGAAGAAATTTGAGCTGGTACCGACCCCGCCCATGTCCCCCATCCGGGCGGTGGAAGGGTCGGGCAGGGTCGGGCTGCTGTGCCCATCTCTTGGGGATAAGCTGGAATGGGTCTCTCAGTTTTTAGGGCAGGACGATgaacagcagcaccagcacGACCTGCCCTGCAAGCTGACCACGGCCAATGACTCCTTCGGTAACCTGAGCTCCATTATCATTCAGGACTGCATGTGGAGCGGCTTCTCGGCTGgacagcagctggagagagTTGTTGGAGAGCGCTGCGCTTCCTGTCCTGGGACGGGGGCGGCTGCCAAAGTCGCAGCCGGGACTACAGTTACATCCCCGGGGAGGGTGCAGGGAGCACACGGTGGTGACACACATGCCCTGAACGGGTTGGCGACGGACTGTGTGGATCCAGCGGCGGTCCTGACTTTCCCGTTGACCAGTGGATTCAAGAAACAAGCTGTGTCCTCTGGAtcagagtcacacacagactcatcag atgatgaagatgacaaagatgatgatgaagaggagattgATGTAGTGACAGTGGAGCACAAGCAGCAGCGCAAACCTCGTCGGCTGGTCAACGCCCGCAAACCGGTGACCATAACGGTGCGAGCAGACCCCCTCGACCCCGGCATGAAGCGTTTCCACATTTCCATCcaccaacagcagcacaacTATGCTGCCCCCTCCCCGGACACTCTGCCAGCACCAGCCGAGCCGCCTCGGAAGAGAGTGCGGCAGGAGGCCTACACTCAGGTGGCGCAGCCTCAGCAAAACTCTCATTACCATCAGCCCCGGCCCGGCCACGTCCCCCTGAACTTAGACAGCAGAAAGTCCCATGTGACTGCTGTAGGGGTCAGGTCGGAGTCACCTAACATCAGCGCCTCCTCTCCTACCTCCTCCACATCGCCTTCATCTCCcccctgctcttcttcttcttcctcctcccacctGAGCTCACCCTCAAAACCCCACTCTCTCTCGCACCCGCTCTCCAGCCCCCAGTCGTCAGACTGCGAGGACACAGACAAACGCAAGGCGCACAACTTCCTTGAACGCAAGCGACGAAACGACCTGCGCTCGCGTTTCATGTCGTTGCGGGATGAGATTCCCGGCTTAGCGGACTGCCCCAAGACACCCAAGGTGGCGATCCTGACTCGAGCCACAGagtacctgcagcagctgcatgcCAGCGAGAGGCAGAGGGCTCAGGAGAGAAAGCAGCTGAAGgccaggcagctgcagctgctgcagaggctgGCACAGCTCAAGCGATCCTAA